The sequence below is a genomic window from Bactrocera neohumeralis isolate Rockhampton chromosome 4, APGP_CSIRO_Bneo_wtdbg2-racon-allhic-juicebox.fasta_v2, whole genome shotgun sequence.
aactaggttggtacaactgtccttaattatgatgccaaaaattagcccGATCTGTCAAcaagtgtgtttacagcagctgtcgATTGTGACATTTGGTGTGTGGCTGGTGGCACCTTCCTTTTGggaccacatattgtccaagccCATATCATTCAATTCGGACCAAACATTTTcgattatcattgagcggtaacgattcccattcacagtaacctgccggtcttgatcatcacggaaaaagtacggcccaatgatgCCCGCGGcctataaaccgcaccaaatcgtaattttttcggaatgcaatggtTTCTAATggagtacgtatgtatgtatgaatgtattttCACATTGAATAAAATATACCCACTAGTtgatgtaaaattattcactcACTGCCACTTTGTGTTAATAAAAGACTGCAAGCgcaatttatgtttaaattcaGTTTAATTTAGCAAGTAACAAAATATgtaacatataatataaatgccgaatataaatacatacgtatatgtaaagATTATCAATAGAAAGTCGAAAAGACGGTGTTCAGTTTCAGGACCGTGAAATGATGTTTTTTTGCGAATGTAGTCCGGTGGTTACTGTTAGTGGAGTAGCCGAGGCCGCAGAATATTAGCTGTAAGAagcgattttggttttaatagaaaattttttttttgttgcttgagGTAGTAATTGATTTTGCGTGTTTTGACGATTTATTCTACTATTAtaccaaaaaagttgtttgcttttattaattttactagCGGttatttactatttcttttttatcggtttggtataccggttgtttattatttgtcttTTCTGTAttatcggcttataaaggatagtaactccacgcctggctcagatgtggccagaatggaTACTCCTTAAAGTAAATAATTCTTTACACTtaatttgaagctttggatagcTGATTTTCATAACTCACCCATGTGAGGAGCGCTTGGATAAATGTGATAAGAGTggcctttgccttttgtaaatGTAgttgcgtcaatgtatcgcatttttaagattttattcatttttttaaatttatgaagaaTGCCGACTTTTCGACTTTTTGATACAActgtgttatattttatgtttttatgtatgcactaatttggcgtttagtagcccgccaccgctctaggatctgttcagaattgtttttttttcattattggcgaaagccatcctgcggggccgaaaagtttTATGTGCTTTTAGTATAGGAGGAAGTTTCCCTATATCTCAAAATACAGAAGGAAGTTTCCCCATATctcgaaatttccttaattgtgaattaaggtttgCATtatcctcaacttgagttggtatggtggtaacTGGTTCTGAAACTAGTCCACTAAGAATGCAACCGAATATAGTGTGTTGTGCTAGAAGGGTGgttgatattttttcaacacctttaAGTAATATTTGCGGTAAAGGTCGCTGCCTAATACATATAATATCTATTTGAGATGATTTGTTGCAGTCGGGATCTGTTAGTTTTAAGGGTGAGACCTTCTGCCAATGTCTGCTACCTAtgtgatagcttggaagcatattTGTTAATTGCGTTAGGACTATAGCTTCTGCTTTAATTCGCTTATCCGCTTCGGGGAAAATTAGGGTAATGGGACAGATTATATTTGAGTTATGGATTtatcttccgcccattcccgtaatttcaaaatgtGGGTGTTTGGTTGACAATTTTAGTTTAGATGCTatgaatgatcgttgtgatccttggtctattaaggctctgagtttgaatagttctcctcggtgttcgatggagacgactgctgtgggtagtagtatattgattttcgctgtgtagaGTTTGCGTTTTTAATGCGCTCTTTTGAGGTGAGCTATGAAATATGCTGTAGTGAAGCATTGAGTgagcttttgcaatttttatactctcgcaacaatgttgctaaggagagtattatagttttgttcacataacggttgtttgtaagtcctaaaactaaaagagtcagatatagggttatatataccaaagtgatcagggtgacgagtagagtcgaaatccggatgtctgtctgtccgtccgtccgtctgtccgtccgtccgtccgtgcaagctgtaacttgagtaaaaattgagatatcatgatgaaacttggtacacgtattgcttggcttcataagaagattaagttcgaagatgggcaaaatcggcctactgccacgcccacaaaatggcggaaaccgaaaacctataaagtgtcataactaagccataaataaagatattaaagtgaaatttggcacaaaggatcgcattaaggaggggcatatttagacgtaatttttttggaaaagtgggcgtggccccgccccctactaagttttttgtacatatctcggaaactactatagctatgttaaccaaactctacacagtagttttcttcaggtatttccatatacagtttaaaaatggaagaaatcgaataataactacgcccacctcccatacaaaggttaggttgaaaatcactaaaagtgcgttaaccgactaacaaaaaacgtcagaaacaataaattttacggaagaaatggcagaaggaagctgaaattgggtatataatattttcttaacaccctgatgacatgtacgaaatatgggtgaaatcggttcacaaccacgccttcttccaatataacgctattttgaattccatctgatgccttctctgtataatatataagttaTGAATTTACTTgtcaaaagtaagaaaaaaatttatttttccggtCTTACGACCTTTATTGTTCAACCGGTCGCTTAACTctgaacttaacaaattttataattcttaacaTAACTTAATGTGCCTGCAGTTCTGCTGACATCGATTCCCACATTCCGCTGGATTTCCAGGGAATCACGCCACACTGCGCTAGACGTCAGCACTTTTCGCGAGTAGAACGGATGCGCGTGTTTAAATGTTACTGTTGCTAACTCCTCCCTTCTTAAAATCAATTGTCCTCAATTGATCAAAAATATGGCAAGTTGTCAAAATTTAAGTATGTTATGGGGTTTGCTGTTTTTGGTACTATTTCTGGTACTGCTGGATCCTCACCCTTGGACGATGTTTCTGGTGTAAAGCTTGTTTGCAGGATTATCTTCTTTCTCCTATGGCAGaagaatattattgaaaaagctGATAGTGTGAGAATGGCCATGATTGCCACAGAAGTTTGAGTGGTATTCGTATTATTCTGGAGGCAATCCAGACGTTttatgttgtctatgaataactcgtggattgattccaatgacaaaagatttattctttctttttccGTTGGAGCAAATTGTGTTCTGACTGGTAACGCCCCGGTTAAAAGCGTTTCGCCATTGTAGAAAGAatcgttatttatttttatggtaaGATTGCTGAATTTTACGACGAATGTGCCTGCAACAGACATTTCTTCCAGGCTATTATTTACGGTACCATTAAAGTTGTTTAGTAGAATTAGTCCAGGTTGAAGTATTTCTATTGGTTTAACATGATTTGCGTTGCTATATTGACAGGTTGGATTTTGTTTACTATTTAGAAGTTTCGTTATGCAGGTTTCATTAACTAGGCTAACAATTTGgtctttattacaaatattacaaatatttataatcgtATTATTTCTCTTAACaggtttaattaaaatattttcataagtttctTTTTCCGTAATTGGTATTTTTACGATATACGCTAACATTGCTGAATTATAAAGGACGCTTGTTTCTGCAAAACTTAAGGCTTCTTCAGTTGATGAAAAAGGCATCCTTTCCTCTTCAAGTGTTTTAAGAGTTAATTCTAATTCTTTCTTGTTCAATAAAATGCTATTTACTAATTATAGTTTTGCCCATTGGATGGCATATCTAACGTTTACAATTTCTTCCTTAACTAAACGTAATCTATTTTGAATACTTATTACTAGTTCGTCATTGAAGTAGCTGTCTTTTGTTATTGCGTTTGTTAGTCTGTCCGTAATTACTGTGAGGTTATTCATACGTTCTGTTAGTGCTTGATTTAGtagaaattgtttattgttattgtcgttTAATTGTTTTGTGTCGTATTCTAATGCAGCAAAATCGTCGTGATCTGGGGTTCCAGATAAATATTTCCATGCCGTACCCAGGATGTTAATTGATCTTCTAATTTTTCTACCTGatggtttaataaatttaattgcttcTTTAGTCTGTtctatttcttgttttaaagtTGAGTAAAATATactgtttgtctgtatgtttttgTCCATGAATTGCTTTACCTCTGCCAAAAATTGTTCGTACAGTTCGACGTTGATAAGGTGTATTAATTTAAACGTTACGTCTTGTATTTTGGCCAGTCCTTTGCTTATTGTAATTATATGAGCTGTTGAGAAGTCTGTAATTTGGAAGTCGGTCAGAGCCATTGTTGCCGCTGTAAGCGTTAGTctgcgaaaagaaaaaatttagaaaatgcgtctatttcatttaattttattacttagCTTTTAATATTACTCTTATGAACTACCCTACTTGACTCGGTCAGTACCGTAGTCGACCTGTTTTCCTTAACTACTTCTTTTTTATACTTAGGTGAGATTTTAGATCCTAACCTATTGTGGACCTTCATGTAAATCGTTTCTCCTGGATTATAATCAATAATTGGTTGTAATTTGCTATTGTGATTTTTAagatcttgttgttgtttatctcttctttgaatattatctaatcTAGCTTTTTCGAATTGTTCGGGGTCTGTGCTTATCGTACGaccgaaaaaaatttctattggtCTATTATTAATTGTGCTGTGAATTGAGTAATTATATTCATAGACAGCTCTGTCTAAAAGTTGTGCAAATGATTGATCTCGATTTTCGGCTTTTAGGCAACGCATAATCTCGGAAAGTGTTGAATGGAATCTCTCGACTTTACCATTCACTGCACTTTTATATGGCGgggatttgaaaatttgaatgtttAATATGTCTTCCAACATAAAAGTAATAGTCGCTGAATTGAATGCCCTTTCGTTatcaaaaattacagttttgggTACTCCAAACTGAAAGAGAAGTTCCCTTAGAGGTTCTTTTATGTTTTGAGtagcttttgattttattggttttaccTGCGCATATTTTGAGAATTTATCGACAGCAGTGAGCACAAGATTGCCTTCCGTTTTGTAAATGTCTATATGCACTATATGTCCTGCATATGAGGGGATAGGTGTCTCTTTTAAGATGGGCTTATTAGGGTGTCTATCGTActtatttgttttacaaatacTACATTGTttgactattttatttattttgttattcatgctggggaaaaaatatttctctagtATATGAGATTTATTCTCTCTACCATTACGATGAGCTCTTCTGTGTGTTTCTATGATAATTTCTTCCTGCCTTTGTTCTTCTAATACATTTTCTACCTTTCTTCGTGCAAACGTAATACGATATTTATTGAAGTGGATTGAAAAACCTTCTTGTATTATTCCCATTATTGGTTCGGGAGCGCTGATCCCATTTTTTACAGAagggtttaaatattttttcaataaagataTGATTGTCTGCTCGGAAAATTCTATTTCTGTTATAGTGTGACGGTGAATAGTtggaaaaacaatttgaaatttatagctTGATTCTGTAAACCAATTGAAAAATATCTGATTTTTGAAAGCGTTGATAGGTACATCCACGAATTGAATTAAGTTTTGACCTGAGCTGTCATCGCTATGCGTCATAACCGacattgaatttatttgttgctgtgctgtaattCTTGATAGTGCATCAGCCACAACGTTAGTTCGACCAGTTTTATGGAATATTTCATGATTATACTCTTCTAGTTCTGCCTTCCATCGTTTCATTttactatttgtatttttgttgcttaaagCAAAAGTTAGGGGCTGATGGTCTGTAAAGATTTTGACCTTATCGTGCCCGTACAAAAAATTCCGTAGAGTGGATAATGCCCAGACAATGGTAATGTTCCTCCGCCTTACTTAAAGTTcgcgaaataaaagaaataggtTTTCCACTTTGGGAAAGAACGGCACCAAGTGCAAAATTAGAGGCATCAGTTGTGAGCTCAAAATCGTTATCGTAATTTGGAAAAGATAAAATTACCTCATCCGAAAccaatgtatttttaaatgcttcTTTAGCTTGTTCATTGAATTCAATCGGTACTTTTGCGGACTTGTTTTTAGAAATTCGGCCTTCTTCGCCTCTTAGTAAGTGTTAATGGCTTTGCTAATTTCGCGTAATCGCGAATAAATCTACGATAATAACCGGATAGGCCTAAAAATGAACgcaattctttaatatttttgggttCGGGAAAATTAGTAATTGCTTCTACCTTTTTTGGGTTAGTTCTAATGCCCTCTTGTGATACTATAAATCCTAAAAATTCTacatctttttgaaaaaagtgacatttgtccagttgaattttcatatttgcttccTCTAAAGTTTCGAAAACTTTTCGAAGATTCTGTAAGTGTTCTTCTTCAGATTTTCCGAATATTATGATATCATCTATATACACATAGCAAATCCTGCCTATATGTTCATGGAGGATATCGTCAAGTGTACGCTGGAAAATGGCGGGCGCATTTTTCAGCCCGAATGGTAGCCGAGTAAACTCGAACTTCCCATTATTCACCGAAAATGCCTTTTTTTCTATGTCTGACGGCTTTAGTGGGATCTGATGGAACCCACTTTTGAGGTCTAGCGTGGTAAAAAACGAATTGTCGGCTAAATGCGATAACATACCCTCTATTTCGGGTATCGGATATTCATCCGCTATAgttaaactatttaattttctat
It includes:
- the LOC126754619 gene encoding uncharacterized protein LOC126754619, giving the protein MKVVIVLLTLTAATMALTDFQITDFSTAHIITISKGLAKIQDVTFKLIHLINVELYEQFLAEVKQFMDKNIQTNSIFYSTLKQEIEQTKEAIKFIKPSGRKIRRSINILGTAWKYLSGTPDHDDFAALEYDTKQLNDNNNKQFLLNQALTERMNNLTVITDRLTNAITKDSYFNDELVISIQNRLRLVKEEIVNVRYAIQWAKL